TTATGAAAAGCAAAACCATAAAACACCTCTCTTCCCCATGTACTTAGTACTCGACAAAGATACAATAAATAAAGAAATAGTGCCATTCATCCCTGTACCCAAGAGAGGGTTCAGGACAAAGTGTGATATCGCCGAGATTGATAACCGCATATTGTACAAATTAAAAACAGGTTGTCAATGGCATATGTTGCCAATTAAAAGTTTATTTTCTAATGTCATATTGCATTATAAGACTGTTTTCGGTTATTTTCGCACATGGTGTAAATCAGGAGTGTTACAACAAATCTGGTTTGGTTTATTGAATAAATACAGATCCTCATTGGATATGTCCAGTGTTGATTTGGATGGCAGCCATACCCCCCGCTTTACGTGGAGGAGAACAGGTTGCTTATCAGGGTCGGAAGAAAAGGAAGACTACCAATGCTCTTTATCTTACAGACAGACAAGGTATCCCATTGGCCATATCAGACCCGATAGAAGGGAAACACAATGATATACATCAAATTAAAGAACGTTTTACCGACATTATTGATTCACTGAATAACTCCGATATAAGAGTTGATGGCCTTTTTCTTAATGCCGATGCAGGTTTTGACTCTGCGGAGTTCAGATAATTCTGTTCTTCCCATGAAATAATACCCAACATCGCTATTAAATGGCATATCGCAGCACATACGGATGATATATTTTTCGATGAATTGCTCTATCGGCAACGCTATTGAATAGAAAGAACCAATGCATGGATGGATAGTTTCAGATCTCTATTGAACAGATTTGATGTTACTTGCTCCAGCTGGCAAAGCTTTAACCTTATCGCTTTTATCGTGATACTACTTAAGAAAATTACTAAACAGAAAAAGTCAAGATGACTTCAATATAAATACCAACATTGTTATGAAAAATCTCAAACAACTATTTTTAATTCTAGCTATTCTTTTTCCTATTGGAACATATATAAATGCCCAATATAAAGCTAAAGGAATAATTGATAAGACCACTTCAAAACAACAAGAAACTCCCAAAACACAATGGTTTCAAAATGCTAAATTTGGACTTTTTATACACTGGGGATTATATTCCATTCTTGGTGGAGAATGGAATGGGAAACGCTATTATGGTTCAAGCGAATGGATAATGAATCGAGCAAAAATACCTGTAGTAGAATATAGCAAACTGGCACAGCAGTTTAATCCTGTTAAATTCAATGCTGCTGAATGGGTAAAAATAGCGAAAGAAGCGGGTATGAAATACATTGTTATCACAGCTAAACATCATGATGGGTTTGCCATGTTTGATTCAAAAGTATCTGATTTTAATATTATGCATACTCCTTTTCATCGCGATCCGTTAAAAGAGCTGTCGGTAGCTTGCCAGAAAAACAACATAAAATTAGGATTTTATTATTCACAGTTCCTTGATTGGCACGAACCCAATGGTGGTGGAAATGATTGGGACTTTGTTGAGAAAAACAAAGATTATAAATCCTATTACCAAAGTAAATCAATACCACAGATCAAAGAACTTTTATCCAATTATGGCCCTCTTGGTTTAATTTGGTTCGATATGCCCGGGGGGCTTTCCAAAGAGGAAACCCAAGCGTTGATTGATACAGCAAGAAGATTACAACCTAACTGTTTATTTAGTAGCCGTGTTGGACATGGGCTGGGCGATTTTCTTGACTTTGGAGATAGCGAGGTGCCTGCTACTGTGATAAAAGAACCTTGGGAAGCTATTTTCACGCACAACGATTCATGGGGTTATTTGAAATTTGATTTTAACTTCAAAACCCCTAGTGAAATCATTAGGTTATTGACAAATATAGTTTCTAAAGGTGGTAACCTGATGCTCAATGTTGGGCCAAAGGCTGACGGAACAATACCTGAAGAATCAATAAAATGTTTATTGTCTGTAGGTAAATGGCTAAAAATAAATGGGAAAGCAATTTATGGTACGACTTACGGGCCAATTGCTCCTCAACCATGGGGTGTTACAACATTAAAACCAGATAAACTTTTTTTGCATGTGATGTTAAGACCAAAAAATGGAGATTTGATTGTACCAGGAGTCAATGTAAAAGTTAAGAAAGTTTGGTTCTTGAGCAATATGAAAAGCCTGAATTGGAAACAAAATCAGCAAATGTTGAAAGTTAAGCTTCCTTTAGTACTACCGGATGATGCCAACTCAGTGATTGTGGTTGAATATACTGGCAAAATTAGTGATTCATATATTGATGCTCCGTCTGTTATCTCCCCACAGTTTAATGAATGTAATTTGGATGTGATTAAAGCCAAACCAACTGGAAATACAAAGATTGAACCAATCACCTATAGCTTCTATTTTGGTGTATGGAAACACACCACATGTGCTACAATGATGCAATCACCTTCTGATAGTCTTATCTACAATGTTGAATTTGCCGAACCTGGTGATTATAAAATTATTTTAGAATATAGCTGTCCCATTGAAAACAGTAAACAAGAAGGGTTATTGCAGGTAGGAGGTCAAAAATTCTATTTTGAAACTTTAAGTACAGGAAATTATGATGTTTCTCGCCCCCTGATGTTTATTCAACAGTCGGTGGCAATGATTACAGTTCGGAAGGCTGGTTTACAGACTATAAAAATATCACCGGTTAATGAAGGCAAGGAGTTATTTAAGTTGAGACGGATTATTGTAAAGCCTGTCGAATATAAGTTTTAATGGTATTATTATGGTTTTACTATCCAAAAAATAGTATCTATTATAAATAAGCATAAAACATAAATCTTTTATTTAACAAATTATGAAACAAACAAATTCAATTCATTCAAGGATGACCTATTATGGTCAGATTTTATTCACCGTAATATTACTGAGCGCCATAGGGTTGGTTGCAGTCAATGCAGCACAACAAGTAAACAAATCCGTCGGCAAAACGAATACCGATGCCTTTCAGAAAAATAAGGATGCACGAATGGCATGGTGGCGTGAAGCTCGATTTGGCATGTTCATTCATTGGGGTGTGTATTCTGTTCCTGCAGGAATGTATGATGGCAAACAAATTCCTGGTCTTGGTGAATGGATAATGTGTAACGCAAAAATTCCGATGGCTAAGTATCAAGCCTATGCAAAAGAGTTTAATCCGGTGAAATATAATCCTGACGAATGGGTGCGTCTGGCGAAAGAAGCGGGTATGAAATACATTGTTATCACAGCTAAACATCATGATGGATTCGCTATGTTTAAAACTAAGGTAAGCAAATGGAACATTGTACAGGCTTCTCCTTACGGTAAAGATATTTTGAAACCATTAGCAGCAGCTTGTAGAAAACATGGTGTTCAATTAGGGTTTTATTATTCGCAAGCTCAGGATTGGAACAATGGAGGATCTGAGTGTAAAGGGGCTTGGGATCCTGCACAAAAGAGGAACATGGACGATTATATTGATAGCATTGCGGTGCCACAAGTGAAGGAATTGTTAACTCATTATGGCGAGTTTCCGGCAGTATTGTGGTGGGACACTCCATGCGACATGAATCAAGAACGTGCTGCTAAAATTAATGCGTTGTTGAAACTTAAACCCAACATCATCACTAACAATCGACTTGGCGGCGGGTTTCCTGGCGATTATGAAACTCCCGAACAGCAAATTCCACCTAATGGATTACCCGGTCATGACTGGGAAACGTGTATGACGATTAATAATACATGGGGGTTCAAACAAGATGACCATAATTGGAAATCCACGAAGGTATTACTACGTAACCTGATTGACATTGCCAGCAAAGGCGGCAATTATCTCCTCAATGTTGGGCCGGATGCAACCGGAGTCATTCCTCAACCCGAAGTACAACGGCTCAAAGAGATGGGGGCATGGCTTAAAATCAACGGACAAGCTATTTATGGCACCATGGCCAGCCCTTTTAAAGAGCAATTGCAGTGGGGACGTTGCACTAAAAAAGAATCGAAAAATAACACTATTCTTTATCTAACTGTATTCAATTGGCCTACTGATGGAAAATTGATTGTTCCGAATCTGACAAATAAAGTTGTTTCTTCTTCCTTATTAGCAAATGGAATCAAATTACAATCTAGAGTCACAGTTAATGGACTCGTCATTAGTGTACCTACAAATGCTCCTGATTCCATTGCCTCAGTTATTAAGGTTGTTATAAAGAAATAGGCGGAGATAATCATAGCACCCCAATCATCTATGTTTTAAATTAAAAAAATCATTTTTACAAGAAGCCTCTTTTATTTTAAGAACGACATTATGCAAAGACACAAAATCATCGACAAAGCCTATTTGGTTCCATTTATTCTGGTGACCGCACTTTTCTACCTGTGGGCTATTCCCAATAACCTGAATGATATTCTTATTCCCCAGTTTATGAAATCGTTTCAGTTAAACCGATTACAGGCAGGCTTGGTGCAGTCGGCTTTCTACATGGGTTATTTCCTTTTAGCTCTTCCTGCAGCGTATGTAATGGATCGATATAACTACAAGACAGGCCTTATTATCGGACTTTTACTTTTTGCCACAGGGGCTTTCCTTTTTTATCCGGCAGCAATATTAGGAACCTATGGGTTGTTTTTGGGAGCATTATTTGTAATCGCCAGCGGTTTGGCTTTTCTCGAAACGGGTTCCAATTCCTTTATCGCGGTACTGGGTGATCCTGCATCATCGGCACAACGATTGAATTTTTCTCAAGCTTTTAATCCTCTCGGCTCTATGACAGCTGTGCTTATCGGTAATATTTTCATCTTTTCAGGCATACATTATACGGATAGTCAAGTTACTGCCATGAAAGCTGCAGGAACGTATCAGGGATATTTGCATCATGAGATTTTACGTGTAATTCCGCCTTACATGGTGATTGGAACTATCATTTTGATTTGGGTAGTGTTGATTGCTCGCACCAAGTTCCCGACCGGGATTGAAACGGCAACGCATAATGAATTGAATGGGAGTAAAAAAGAAAGTCACGGACATTTTTCTAAATTACACCAATATCCTCATTTTATAAAAGGCGTTGTAGCACAATTCTTTTACATAGGCGCTCAAGTCGGTACCTGGAGTTTTATGATTCAATATGTGAAAGATTATTTGCAACGCACGGATAAAGAAGCTGGCGTTTTTCTTTTTGCCGCTTTGGTGGCATTCGGCATTGGAAGGTTTGTCTCCGCCGCTTTGATGAGTAAAGTATCGCCCAACAAACTCATGGGTCTTTACGCCATACTCAATACTTTGTTGATGACTTTAGCTGTTGTGCAACCTGGTCTTTTAGGCGCTAGTGCATTGGTACTCTCCAGTTTCTTTATGTCGCTGATGTTTCCCACCATTTTTGCTTTAGGCGTAAAAGGATTGGGACCGAATACTAAGATTGGCGGTTCGATCATTATTATGGGTATTATCGGAGGTGCGGTTTGGACACCTGTTATGGGTCTTATCTCCGATAATACGGGAAGTATGGCATTGGCAATGATTGTCCCGTTAATAGCATACCTCTATATAATCTACTATGCTTACATCGGGTACAAACCCTCCGGTCCATTGTTCGAGACGGACGAGCCTGTTATTGCGTCTCATTAAAAAAACCATTCTCAGATTTAGCAAAATTACAAATTACACAAACATAATATCCTAAATGTATAATTTTCTATGAGCCCTCTCTCAAATCATCCAAAAGTAGGCATTCGTCCCACGATTGATGCACGTCAGGGCGGTGTACGCGAATCGCTCAAAGCGTTACAAGAGTAGTAATTTTTTTTTGACTATTAAAATGCAAAGATATTAACCTTGCAGTTCTGTTCTATTGCCTATTATCTATTACCTATGAAGTTCCCTATTGCCGTAAAATTAAATACAAACAACATGCTTACAAATCAATTAAATTCAAACGCTGTTGATCCGAACAGCGTACCAAAGAAGAAGTTAAACACGGGAGCGGAGATGCCCGTAGTAGGTCTCGGAACGTTTGGTTCGGATAATTATGACAATCAAACCATTGCCAATGCGGTTCGTGATGCTATATGTCTGGGCTATCGCCATATTGACTGTGCATCGGTTTATGGAAATGAAAAAGAGATCGGCGAAGTAATCGCTCAACTCATTGCAGAAGGCAAAGTGAAACGGGAAGAGTTGTGGATTACTTCCAAAGTGTGGAACGATATGCACCATGATGTGATCGGGGCATGTAAAAAATCGCTCGCTGATTTGCAACTCGACTACTTAGATTTGTACTTGGTGCATTGGCCATTCCCGAATTCACATGCTAAAGGGGTTTCCGTCGAATCGCGCGATGCCAATGCCAGACCTTATATCCATACCGATTATATGAAAACATGGCGCGACATGGAAAAGTTGGTAGAAATGGGCTTGGTGAAAAACATCGGCACATCCAACATGACCATTCCGAAAATGGAATTACTGTTGCGCGATTGCAACATAAAACCGGCATGCAATGAGATGGAACTTCATCCGCATTTTCAACAACCGGCACTGTTCAGTTACTTGCTTCAACACGATATTCAGCCAATTGGTTTTTCTCCTGTAGGATCACCCAATCGTCCAGAACGTGATAAAACACCCGATGACACAACACCCATTGCAGATCCGGTCATCCTTGAAATAGCAAAAGCACATGGTGTTCATCCAGCAGTGATTTGCATTAAATGGGGCGTACAAAACGGACAAATACCCATTCCATTTTCCGTCAAACAAGAAAAGTACATGAGCAATTTGCGTTGCGTTACCGAAGATCCGCTGACGGATGCCGAAATGGCAGCCATTAAAAACATTGACAAAAACTGTCGATTTATCAAAGGTCAGGTTTTCACATGGAAAGGAGCAACATGGGAAGATCTTTGGGATGAGGACGGCAAAATAAAAACAAATTGAAACTCACCTTATATAAGAACAATCAAAAGAATAGACACAATGAGTAAGAAAATGCAAGCGGCATATTTGCCGGGAAATAGTACGGTGGTACTGAAAGATGTAGAGATTCCGGTTCCAGGGCATGGAGAAGTTTTAATCAAAATGAAGTCTTCAACCATTTGTGGCAGCGACATACGCGCCATTTATAGAGAACACTTAGGCAAAGGGCCTGAAGGATATCAAAATAAAGTTTGCGGTCACGAACCTTCAGGACAGATTGTACAATGCGGTCCCGGACTTCGTCGTTTCAAAGAAGGCGACCGAGTGATTGTTTATCATATCTCAGGATGTGGTGTTTGCAATGATTGCCGTCGTGGTTACATGATTAGTTGCACCAGCAAGTATCGTCGTGCTTACGGTTGGCAACGTGACGGTGGTATGGCCGAATATCTTTTAGCGGAAGAAAAAGACTTGGTTGCTCTTCCTGATTCGTTGACCTATACCGATGGAGCACAAGTTGCCTGTGGATTTGGCACCGTGTACGAAGGATTGGAGAAAATCGGGATCAGTGGTAACGATGCTGTATTGGTAGTTGGTCTTGGCCCTGTAGGACTTGCCGCTTGTATGTTGGTTAAAGCAATGGGTGCAATCAAAGTAATCGGGGTAGATACAGTTCAGGAACGCGTGGATATTGCCATTGAAAAAGGATTGGTCGATCATGCTTTCCTTTCGGATGCAAATGCCGCAGCAAAAATATTAGAGTTAACCGGAGGAATGGGAGTTGAAAAATCGGTGGATTGTTCTGGGCATACCATAGGTCGTCAATTAGCAGTTCGTGCAACACGAAAATGGGGAAAGATAGTACTTATCGGCGAAGGAGGTACCATGGAGCTGAATCCAAGTCCCGATTTGATTCACGATCAAAAAACCATTTATGGTTCATGGGTAACGAATATCTGGCGTATGGAAGAGTTAGTGGAGCGCATTGTCCGTTGGGGAATTCATCCTGAAGACTTGGTGACCAATCGATACACACTCGACAATGCTTCGGACGCTTTTGCTCTGATGGCAGAAGGTAAATGTGGTAAAGTGGCTGTGGTGTTTGACGAGGAAATTAAATAACGTTGAATTTAATGGAAAACAAAACCTACGGAAACGACAAAAAATTTCTATCGAATCATTTTCAATTGGTAGAATTACGAAGCGACAATAAACGGCTGCTGCTTACACCCGATCTTCAAGGCAGAGTGTTGACAAGCAGTTCCGACGGAGAAGATGGATATAGCTTCGGATGGATTAACTACGATTTAATATCATCGGAGCAATGTCTTCCTCATTGCAATAATTTCGGTGGTGAGGATCGTTACTGGCTCGGCCCGGAAGGCGGACAATACTCCATTTTCTTTGAAGAAGGAAGCAATTTTGGATTCGATGACTGGCAAGCTCCATCGTTGATTGATACCGACAAATGGAACCTGACTTATACCGATGCAAAAAAAGCAACGTTTACTAAATCGGCTGTTTTAAAAAACTGGACAGGGAAAACTTTATCTTGTCGTCTTGACCGGAGCGTTGCATTGCTCGATGAAGCAACAGTTTCCAATGAATTAGGAATGGCAATTCCCGTAGGAGTGGATTCTATCGTATTTACTTCTCAAAACCAACTCACCAACACCGGTGAGTTTGAATGGAGTGAATCAACCGGTATGTTATCCATCTGGATCTTGGGTCAATTTATTCCGTCGGAAAAGAATACCGTCATCATTCCGTATAAGAAATCGGATCAGGCAACCATAAACGACCGCTATTTTGGAAAGATTGATGCTGACCGGTTGAAGGTGACCGATCACGCCATTCTTTTCAAAGGCGACGGAAACAAACGGGGAAAGATCGGCATTCCTCCTGAAATGACCATACCCTATGCAGGAGCTTATGATGCTGAAAATGAAACGTTGACCATCGTGCATTTTAACTTTGAGAAAAAAGACAATGTGTATGTCAATTCCATGTGGGAACATCAGGATGAACCCTTCAAAGGGGACGTGATCAATTCGTACAATGATGGCCCGCTTGAAGACGGAAGTATTATGGGACCGTTTTATGAAATTGAAACCTCTTCGCCTGCAGCGCGTTTGAAAGCTGGAGAAACTATTGTTCATAACCATACCACCATGCACTTTAAAGGCAGTTTCGAATCGTTGAATGAAATAGCTATAAAAGTACTCGGCGTCAATTTGAACGACACGAAGATTTGACCCATAAACAGGAACGAAATATTCTTGATTACAGGCATATATCAAATTAGGTAATAATTTTATTTTTCCATAATCAATAGAATACAACTTATTATCGGTGTGACTCTAAATCACACCGATAATAGATAAGCAAATAAAAATACGATGAGTTCTAAATATCCATTATTAAAAACAACTAAAAAATGAGACGCAATCAATTATTTCGATTAAGTATCGTCACTTTGTTGCTGATGCTTTGTTCCTTTGGTGCTTTTGCTCAATTGGATCATTATCCGGCACATTTTGACACCATTCCTTATCCAAAAGGAAAGTTCAAACCCACCGACCAGTCGCTCATGCAGTACAAATACCCAAAATGGTTTCGTGATGCCAAATTTGGCATTTGGGCGCATTGGGGACCACAGGCCGTTCCAGAACAAGGCGATTGGTATGCACGAAAAATGTATCAGGAAGGAAGTACAGAATATATTGACCATTTAAAACGGTATGGCCATCCCTCGAAGTTTGGCTACAAAGATATCATCCCCCTGTGGAAAGCACAGAAATGGGATCCGGCCAAACTGATGGCCCTTTACAAGAAAGTAGGCGCCAAATACTTTGTCAGCATGGGAGTCCACCATGACGATTTCTTTCTGTGGAACTCAAAACTCCACAAGTGGAACGCAGTCAACTACGGGCCACACAAAGACGTAGTAGGCATCTGGGAAAAAGAAGCCAGGAAAGAAGGCCTCCATTTCGGTGTATCGGAACACCTGGGGGCAAGTTACACCTGGTTCCAGAAAGCCCACAGCGCGGATACCACAGGCCCGATGAAAGGCGTGCCCTATGATGCCAATAACCCGAAATATTTTGATTTATACCATCGCAAGGCAGCCCCGGGAGACAACGGGTGGCTGACGAATAATCCGGAATGGCAGCATGAATGGTACTATAGCATACGGGAGTTAATCGATAAATACCATCCCGATTTTTTGTACTCTGACAGCGCCCTTCCTTTTGGCAATATCGGGCGAAGCCTCATTGCCCATTTTTATAATGACAATATGGCACAACACGATGGGCAACTGGAAGCCGTGTATACCTGCAAGGAACCCTCGCA
The sequence above is drawn from the Microbacter margulisiae genome and encodes:
- the fucP gene encoding L-fucose:H+ symporter permease, whose translation is MQRHKIIDKAYLVPFILVTALFYLWAIPNNLNDILIPQFMKSFQLNRLQAGLVQSAFYMGYFLLALPAAYVMDRYNYKTGLIIGLLLFATGAFLFYPAAILGTYGLFLGALFVIASGLAFLETGSNSFIAVLGDPASSAQRLNFSQAFNPLGSMTAVLIGNIFIFSGIHYTDSQVTAMKAAGTYQGYLHHEILRVIPPYMVIGTIILIWVVLIARTKFPTGIETATHNELNGSKKESHGHFSKLHQYPHFIKGVVAQFFYIGAQVGTWSFMIQYVKDYLQRTDKEAGVFLFAALVAFGIGRFVSAALMSKVSPNKLMGLYAILNTLLMTLAVVQPGLLGASALVLSSFFMSLMFPTIFALGVKGLGPNTKIGGSIIIMGIIGGAVWTPVMGLISDNTGSMALAMIVPLIAYLYIIYYAYIGYKPSGPLFETDEPVIASH
- a CDS encoding alpha-L-fucosidase, whose protein sequence is MRRNQLFRLSIVTLLLMLCSFGAFAQLDHYPAHFDTIPYPKGKFKPTDQSLMQYKYPKWFRDAKFGIWAHWGPQAVPEQGDWYARKMYQEGSTEYIDHLKRYGHPSKFGYKDIIPLWKAQKWDPAKLMALYKKVGAKYFVSMGVHHDDFFLWNSKLHKWNAVNYGPHKDVVGIWEKEARKEGLHFGVSEHLGASYTWFQKAHSADTTGPMKGVPYDANNPKYFDLYHRKAAPGDNGWLTNNPEWQHEWYYSIRELIDKYHPDFLYSDSALPFGNIGRSLIAHFYNDNMAQHDGQLEAVYTCKEPSQGRFVQDMERGVMDTISQYPWQTDTSIGDWFYRTGQQYKSATEIIQMLVDIVSKNGNLLINVVQTPEGNLEPDMLHILHGIAQWTAANGEGIYGSRPWKIYGENPANAKEVKSAMFNESKLQYSAQDIRFTTKGKTLYAFCLGQPTGAIRIVSLRKNNPYEKKAIASITMLGSKEHLGWHQQDDALVIDKPAVLPAWKVLGFRIQFNTLVSH
- a CDS encoding alpha-L-fucosidase is translated as MKNLKQLFLILAILFPIGTYINAQYKAKGIIDKTTSKQQETPKTQWFQNAKFGLFIHWGLYSILGGEWNGKRYYGSSEWIMNRAKIPVVEYSKLAQQFNPVKFNAAEWVKIAKEAGMKYIVITAKHHDGFAMFDSKVSDFNIMHTPFHRDPLKELSVACQKNNIKLGFYYSQFLDWHEPNGGGNDWDFVEKNKDYKSYYQSKSIPQIKELLSNYGPLGLIWFDMPGGLSKEETQALIDTARRLQPNCLFSSRVGHGLGDFLDFGDSEVPATVIKEPWEAIFTHNDSWGYLKFDFNFKTPSEIIRLLTNIVSKGGNLMLNVGPKADGTIPEESIKCLLSVGKWLKINGKAIYGTTYGPIAPQPWGVTTLKPDKLFLHVMLRPKNGDLIVPGVNVKVKKVWFLSNMKSLNWKQNQQMLKVKLPLVLPDDANSVIVVEYTGKISDSYIDAPSVISPQFNECNLDVIKAKPTGNTKIEPITYSFYFGVWKHTTCATMMQSPSDSLIYNVEFAEPGDYKIILEYSCPIENSKQEGLLQVGGQKFYFETLSTGNYDVSRPLMFIQQSVAMITVRKAGLQTIKISPVNEGKELFKLRRIIVKPVEYKF
- a CDS encoding DUF6786 family protein; the encoded protein is MENKTYGNDKKFLSNHFQLVELRSDNKRLLLTPDLQGRVLTSSSDGEDGYSFGWINYDLISSEQCLPHCNNFGGEDRYWLGPEGGQYSIFFEEGSNFGFDDWQAPSLIDTDKWNLTYTDAKKATFTKSAVLKNWTGKTLSCRLDRSVALLDEATVSNELGMAIPVGVDSIVFTSQNQLTNTGEFEWSESTGMLSIWILGQFIPSEKNTVIIPYKKSDQATINDRYFGKIDADRLKVTDHAILFKGDGNKRGKIGIPPEMTIPYAGAYDAENETLTIVHFNFEKKDNVYVNSMWEHQDEPFKGDVINSYNDGPLEDGSIMGPFYEIETSSPAARLKAGETIVHNHTTMHFKGSFESLNEIAIKVLGVNLNDTKI
- a CDS encoding zinc-dependent alcohol dehydrogenase family protein; translation: MSKKMQAAYLPGNSTVVLKDVEIPVPGHGEVLIKMKSSTICGSDIRAIYREHLGKGPEGYQNKVCGHEPSGQIVQCGPGLRRFKEGDRVIVYHISGCGVCNDCRRGYMISCTSKYRRAYGWQRDGGMAEYLLAEEKDLVALPDSLTYTDGAQVACGFGTVYEGLEKIGISGNDAVLVVGLGPVGLAACMLVKAMGAIKVIGVDTVQERVDIAIEKGLVDHAFLSDANAAAKILELTGGMGVEKSVDCSGHTIGRQLAVRATRKWGKIVLIGEGGTMELNPSPDLIHDQKTIYGSWVTNIWRMEELVERIVRWGIHPEDLVTNRYTLDNASDAFALMAEGKCGKVAVVFDEEIK
- a CDS encoding alpha-L-fucosidase translates to MKQTNSIHSRMTYYGQILFTVILLSAIGLVAVNAAQQVNKSVGKTNTDAFQKNKDARMAWWREARFGMFIHWGVYSVPAGMYDGKQIPGLGEWIMCNAKIPMAKYQAYAKEFNPVKYNPDEWVRLAKEAGMKYIVITAKHHDGFAMFKTKVSKWNIVQASPYGKDILKPLAAACRKHGVQLGFYYSQAQDWNNGGSECKGAWDPAQKRNMDDYIDSIAVPQVKELLTHYGEFPAVLWWDTPCDMNQERAAKINALLKLKPNIITNNRLGGGFPGDYETPEQQIPPNGLPGHDWETCMTINNTWGFKQDDHNWKSTKVLLRNLIDIASKGGNYLLNVGPDATGVIPQPEVQRLKEMGAWLKINGQAIYGTMASPFKEQLQWGRCTKKESKNNTILYLTVFNWPTDGKLIVPNLTNKVVSSSLLANGIKLQSRVTVNGLVISVPTNAPDSIASVIKVVIKK
- a CDS encoding aldo/keto reductase; this encodes MLTNQLNSNAVDPNSVPKKKLNTGAEMPVVGLGTFGSDNYDNQTIANAVRDAICLGYRHIDCASVYGNEKEIGEVIAQLIAEGKVKREELWITSKVWNDMHHDVIGACKKSLADLQLDYLDLYLVHWPFPNSHAKGVSVESRDANARPYIHTDYMKTWRDMEKLVEMGLVKNIGTSNMTIPKMELLLRDCNIKPACNEMELHPHFQQPALFSYLLQHDIQPIGFSPVGSPNRPERDKTPDDTTPIADPVILEIAKAHGVHPAVICIKWGVQNGQIPIPFSVKQEKYMSNLRCVTEDPLTDAEMAAIKNIDKNCRFIKGQVFTWKGATWEDLWDEDGKIKTN